One Streptococcus sp. S1 DNA window includes the following coding sequences:
- the pcsB gene encoding peptidoglycan hydrolase PcsB, with amino-acid sequence MKKKLFATILLSTVALSQGAVVAGVSADSTDDKIAAQDNKINSINQQQQSAQAQVDQIQGQVSEIKKQQENLQAENDRLNEESERLSAEIDELSKNIVARQESLANQARSAQTTGTATSYINAIVSSGSLTEAISRISAMNEIADANNKMLQEQKRDKEDIAQKQKENNDAINTVIANKQQLEDDAQALSTKEAELKVAQLNLAAEKSTAENEKNALLQQKAEAEKAAAAAAAAEAAYRAKQKEQQAAVKASANTTLQAQVQVAAQTPAAAQTQAAAQPAVQTQAAAAPVATTSRPTYSSSASSYPVGECTWGAKILAPWAGDYWGNGGQWAASAAAAGFRTGSQPQVGAIACWNDGGYGHVAVVTAVQSTTSIQVSESNYNGIRSIGNYRGWFNPTTAQGTVTYIYPN; translated from the coding sequence ATGAAGAAAAAATTATTTGCCACAATCTTATTGAGTACAGTTGCTTTATCACAAGGTGCTGTCGTAGCTGGTGTATCAGCTGACTCAACAGATGATAAGATTGCTGCTCAAGATAACAAAATCAATAGTATTAATCAACAACAACAAAGTGCACAAGCTCAGGTAGATCAAATTCAAGGTCAAGTATCTGAAATTAAAAAACAACAAGAAAATCTTCAAGCTGAAAATGATCGTTTAAATGAAGAATCTGAACGATTGTCAGCTGAGATCGATGAGTTGTCAAAAAATATTGTTGCTCGTCAAGAATCACTTGCAAATCAAGCGCGTAGTGCTCAAACAACTGGAACTGCAACAAGCTATATTAATGCGATTGTTAGCTCTGGATCTTTGACAGAAGCTATCTCACGTATTTCTGCTATGAATGAAATTGCAGATGCTAACAACAAAATGTTGCAAGAGCAAAAACGTGATAAAGAAGATATTGCACAAAAACAAAAAGAAAACAACGACGCTATCAATACTGTTATTGCAAACAAACAGCAATTAGAAGATGATGCGCAAGCTTTGTCAACAAAAGAAGCTGAGTTGAAAGTAGCACAATTAAACTTGGCTGCCGAAAAATCAACTGCTGAAAACGAAAAGAATGCTTTGTTGCAACAAAAAGCTGAAGCTGAAAAAGCAGCAGCAGCAGCGGCAGCAGCTGAAGCAGCTTATCGTGCAAAACAAAAAGAACAACAAGCAGCTGTAAAGGCTTCTGCGAATACAACTCTTCAAGCACAAGTTCAGGTAGCAGCTCAAACACCAGCGGCTGCACAAACTCAAGCAGCAGCTCAACCTGCTGTTCAAACACAAGCAGCGGCTGCACCAGTAGCAACTACTTCTCGTCCAACTTATAGTTCATCTGCATCATCTTATCCAGTTGGTGAATGTACATGGGGTGCGAAGATATTGGCTCCATGGGCAGGTGATTACTGGGGTAATGGTGGACAATGGGCGGCAAGTGCAGCAGCAGCAGGATTCCGTACAGGATCTCAACCACAAGTTGGTGCCATTGCATGTTGGAATGATGGTGGATATGGACACGTAGCAGTTGTTACAGCCGTTCAATCTACAACAAGCATCCAAGTCTCTGAGTCTAACTATAATGGTATCCGTAGTATTGGTAACTACCGTGGTTGGTTTAACCCAACAACAGCCCAAGGTACTGTTACTTATATCTATCCAAACTAA
- the mreD gene encoding rod shape-determining protein MreD codes for MKVIRKYYFLPLILFLSLFFDGQISFLVSRFSSNSFEPTSFLFLYGFMLLSLYFSEIACIWWGILFGFCFDVYFLHTLGIAFLVFPLLQVIFYRCNQIILVNRLTRFFTFLLTILLFQILTNLLLILFIGIKFNWITLIIYQIVPSLILNMLLLIVLQPLLEKIYL; via the coding sequence GTGAAAGTCATACGTAAGTACTATTTTTTACCTTTAATCTTATTCTTATCTTTATTTTTTGACGGGCAGATCTCTTTTCTTGTTTCTCGTTTTAGTTCAAACTCCTTTGAACCCACTTCGTTTTTATTTCTATATGGTTTTATGTTATTAAGTCTCTATTTCTCTGAGATAGCTTGTATTTGGTGGGGAATCCTTTTTGGTTTTTGTTTTGATGTGTATTTTTTACACACTTTAGGAATTGCCTTCCTTGTATTTCCTTTACTACAGGTGATTTTTTATCGGTGTAATCAGATTATTTTGGTCAATCGCTTGACTCGTTTTTTTACATTTTTATTAACGATTCTATTATTTCAGATTTTAACCAATCTTCTTTTGATTCTTTTTATCGGTATAAAATTCAACTGGATTACACTAATTATTTACCAAATTGTCCCAAGTTTAATTTTGAATATGCTTCTCTTAATAGTATTACAGCCGTTACTTGAAAAGATTTATTTATAA
- the mreC gene encoding rod shape-determining protein MreC, translating into MFLNRFFKIFSFVFVLTVSGILFLFPSVRTSIVLKSSDLLSIVDKAVSVPFVVVESKAKDLKNLSELNDENRSLKSRLYQKDIDQSKLSRLESENRELRDLMSIKNSVSGSKQVVSEIIDRNYGSWNQEFVIDKGGSDGISDSMFVLSSGGVIGVVESIEKNSSKVKLLVEDTIFSQHLTFKIESQGQSIFALLYGYDEKTGEFRLLQIGDPVEIKKGSLVSTSGLGKYKSSDLPLGTVTSTQKASDQLGQEIRVKPKANLDVNRYVLLIGE; encoded by the coding sequence ATGTTCTTGAATCGTTTCTTTAAAATTTTTAGTTTTGTGTTTGTTTTAACTGTTTCAGGAATTTTATTTCTTTTTCCATCTGTTAGAACTTCGATTGTTTTAAAATCTTCTGATCTATTATCTATAGTTGATAAGGCCGTATCGGTACCATTTGTTGTTGTGGAATCTAAGGCAAAGGATTTAAAGAATTTATCTGAATTAAATGATGAAAACCGTTCGTTAAAATCACGTCTTTATCAAAAGGATATTGACCAGTCAAAGCTTAGCCGTTTAGAATCAGAAAATAGAGAATTAAGGGATTTGATGTCAATCAAGAATTCTGTATCGGGTTCTAAACAAGTCGTTAGTGAGATTATAGACCGTAATTATGGTTCGTGGAATCAGGAATTTGTTATTGATAAAGGTGGTTCTGATGGAATTTCTGATTCTATGTTTGTTCTTTCATCTGGTGGCGTCATTGGTGTGGTAGAAAGTATAGAGAAAAATTCTAGTAAAGTGAAATTATTAGTCGAAGATACTATTTTTTCACAACACCTGACGTTTAAAATTGAGAGTCAAGGACAATCTATTTTTGCTTTATTATATGGTTATGATGAGAAGACAGGTGAGTTTCGGTTGTTGCAAATTGGAGATCCAGTTGAAATTAAAAAAGGATCACTCGTTTCAACAAGTGGCTTAGGGAAATATAAGAGTAGTGATTTACCTCTTGGTACTGTGACTTCTACTCAAAAGGCATCTGATCAATTGGGGCAAGAAATTCGTGTGAAACCAAAGGCTAATTTAGATGTCAATCGTTATGTACTATTGATCGGAGAGTAG
- a CDS encoding sigma-70 family RNA polymerase sigma factor, whose translation MEFNKMYQKVKYIVRKCEKEYYIQLWEKDDWEQEGQLTLFELYQKNPEIETNEELLYTYFKTKFRNHIKDKIRQQESDKRKINRLPYIEIGEISHRISSRKIYLDELVVLRDSLKRFKEKLTVKEKEQYEALLANRRCLGKTKMKKKLEDYLKDFKNSI comes from the coding sequence ATGGAATTTAATAAAATGTATCAAAAAGTAAAATATATCGTAAGAAAATGTGAAAAAGAATATTATATTCAATTATGGGAAAAAGACGATTGGGAACAGGAAGGTCAGCTAACTCTATTTGAACTTTATCAAAAAAATCCTGAAATAGAAACAAATGAAGAGTTGCTTTATACATATTTTAAAACAAAATTTAGAAATCATATTAAAGATAAAATAAGACAACAGGAAAGTGATAAAAGAAAAATTAATAGACTTCCATATATTGAAATTGGAGAAATTAGCCACAGAATTTCATCAAGAAAAATATATTTAGATGAACTGGTTGTTTTAAGAGATTCTTTAAAACGTTTTAAAGAAAAATTAACAGTAAAAGAAAAAGAACAATATGAAGCATTACTAGCAAACAGAAGATGTCTAGGAAAAACAAAAATGAAAAAGAAATTAGAGGACTATTTAAAGGATTTTAAAAATTCAATTTAA
- the ftsH gene encoding ATP-dependent zinc metalloprotease FtsH, whose product MNNRKNNGFVRNPFLYLLIIVAAVTGFQYFFAGNGVGQSQQINYTELVKEIKNDNVKTISYQPNGSVIEIAGTYNKAKESKEDTGIQFFTPSVQKVSRFTSVILPSDITVNELQKLAADHKAEITIKRESSSGMWITILTSIVPFVIVMFFFFSMMNQGGGGGARGAMNFGRNKARAANKEDIKVRFSDVAGAEEEKQELVEVVEFLKDPKRFTKLGARIPAGVLLEGPPGTGKTLLAKAVAGEAGVPFFSISGSDFVEMFVGVGASRVRSLFEDAKKAAPAIIFIDEIDAVGRQRGVGLGGGNDEREQTLNQLLIEMDGFEGNEGIIVIAATNRSDVLDPALLRPGRFDRKVLVGRPDVKGREAILRVHAKNKPLAQDVDLKLVAQQTPGFVGADLENVLNEAALVAARRNKKVIDAADIDEAEDRVIAGPSKKDRTISQKEREMVAYHEAGHTIVGLVLSNARVVHKVTIVPRGRAGGYMIALPKEDQMLLSKEDMKEQLAGLMGGRVAEEIIFNSQTTGASNDFEQATQMARAMVTEYGMSEKLGPVQYEGNHAMFGAQSPQKMISEQTAYEIDEEVRGLLNEARNKAAEIIQGNRETHKLIAEALLKYETLDSVQIKSLYETGKMPENSEHELEEEAKPLSYDEIKSKLEENN is encoded by the coding sequence ATGAATAACAGAAAAAATAACGGTTTTGTTCGAAATCCATTTCTGTATTTGTTGATTATTGTAGCAGCTGTGACAGGATTCCAGTACTTTTTTGCGGGTAATGGAGTTGGTCAAAGTCAGCAAATCAACTACACAGAATTGGTCAAAGAAATTAAAAATGATAATGTCAAAACGATCAGTTACCAACCAAATGGTAGTGTGATTGAAATTGCAGGGACCTATAATAAAGCAAAAGAATCAAAAGAAGATACAGGAATTCAATTTTTTACCCCAAGTGTTCAAAAAGTATCTCGCTTTACTAGTGTCATCCTTCCATCTGATATCACCGTCAATGAATTACAAAAATTAGCAGCTGACCACAAAGCAGAAATCACCATCAAGCGTGAGAGCTCAAGTGGAATGTGGATAACAATTCTCACTTCAATTGTTCCATTTGTTATCGTCATGTTCTTCTTCTTCTCAATGATGAACCAAGGCGGTGGCGGAGGTGCCCGCGGTGCCATGAACTTTGGTCGTAATAAAGCCCGTGCTGCTAATAAAGAAGATATAAAAGTTCGTTTTTCAGATGTAGCAGGGGCTGAAGAAGAAAAACAAGAACTTGTTGAAGTTGTTGAATTTTTAAAAGATCCAAAACGCTTTACTAAATTAGGTGCAAGAATCCCAGCAGGAGTGCTTCTTGAAGGCCCTCCGGGAACTGGTAAAACACTTTTAGCAAAAGCAGTAGCTGGTGAAGCTGGGGTGCCATTCTTCAGTATCTCTGGTTCTGACTTCGTTGAAATGTTTGTCGGAGTCGGTGCTAGCCGGGTTCGTTCACTTTTTGAAGATGCTAAAAAAGCAGCACCAGCCATTATCTTTATCGATGAAATTGATGCTGTTGGGCGCCAACGTGGTGTAGGTCTTGGTGGCGGAAATGATGAACGTGAGCAAACCCTCAACCAACTCTTGATTGAGATGGATGGTTTTGAAGGTAACGAAGGAATCATTGTTATCGCAGCAACAAACCGTTCGGATGTCCTTGACCCTGCCCTTCTTCGTCCTGGCCGTTTTGACCGTAAAGTATTAGTTGGACGTCCAGATGTGAAAGGTCGTGAGGCGATTCTTCGTGTTCACGCTAAGAATAAGCCACTTGCTCAAGACGTCGACTTGAAATTGGTTGCTCAACAGACACCAGGATTTGTCGGTGCTGATCTCGAAAATGTTTTGAACGAAGCAGCCTTGGTTGCAGCACGTCGAAATAAAAAAGTAATTGATGCTGCAGATATCGATGAAGCAGAAGATCGTGTTATTGCAGGTCCATCTAAGAAAGATCGGACGATTTCACAAAAAGAACGTGAAATGGTTGCTTATCACGAAGCTGGTCATACGATCGTTGGTCTGGTCTTATCAAATGCTCGTGTGGTTCATAAAGTTACCATTGTTCCACGTGGTCGCGCAGGCGGTTACATGATTGCCCTTCCTAAAGAAGATCAAATGTTACTTTCTAAAGAAGACATGAAAGAACAATTAGCAGGGCTCATGGGAGGACGTGTTGCCGAAGAAATTATTTTTAATTCGCAAACAACAGGTGCTTCAAATGACTTCGAACAAGCAACCCAAATGGCGCGTGCGATGGTAACAGAATATGGTATGAGTGAAAAACTTGGACCTGTTCAATATGAAGGAAATCATGCAATGTTTGGTGCTCAAAGCCCACAAAAAATGATTTCAGAACAAACGGCTTACGAAATTGACGAAGAAGTTCGTGGTCTGTTGAATGAAGCCCGTAATAAAGCTGCGGAAATTATTCAAGGAAATAGAGAGACGCATAAACTGATTGCTGAAGCTCTATTAAAATATGAAACCTTGGATAGTGTTCAAATTAAATCATTATACGAAACAGGAAAAATGCCCGAAAATTCAGAGCATGAATTAGAAGAAGAAGCAAAACCTTTATCATATGATGAAATTAAGTCAAAATTAGAAGAAAACAACTAA
- the hpt gene encoding hypoxanthine phosphoribosyltransferase, producing the protein MLEKDIKKVLVSHDEIVEAAKKLGETLTKEYQGKNPIFVGILKGSVPFMAELINHVDTHIELDFMLVSSYHGGTASSGIINIIKDIDQDITGRDILFVEDIIDTGKTLKSLKELFEERNAASVKIATLLDKPEGRLVEIEADYTCFTIPNEFVVGYGLDYDENYRNLPYVGVLKEEVYSK; encoded by the coding sequence ATGTTAGAAAAAGATATAAAAAAAGTATTGGTTTCACATGATGAAATTGTAGAAGCAGCAAAGAAATTGGGTGAAACCCTAACAAAAGAGTACCAAGGAAAAAATCCAATTTTTGTTGGGATTTTGAAAGGCTCTGTTCCATTTATGGCAGAGTTGATCAATCACGTGGATACACATATTGAATTGGATTTTATGCTGGTTTCAAGTTATCATGGTGGGACAGCAAGCTCAGGTATTATTAATATTATCAAGGATATCGACCAAGATATTACTGGTAGAGATATTTTATTTGTAGAAGATATTATCGATACAGGTAAAACCCTCAAGAGTCTAAAAGAACTCTTTGAAGAACGAAATGCGGCATCTGTAAAGATTGCTACCTTACTGGATAAACCTGAGGGACGTTTGGTTGAGATTGAAGCAGATTACACCTGCTTTACGATTCCAAATGAGTTTGTTGTAGGATATGGTTTAGACTATGATGAAAATTATCGTAACCTACCCTATGTTGGTGTATTAAAAGAGGAAGTGTACTCAAAATAG
- the tilS gene encoding tRNA lysidine(34) synthetase TilS — protein MEKRFLEFCEKQDLFTPHRRVLVALSGGLDSMNLYELLYKNKERLKIHLVLAHVNHGQRPESDLEESELRTLADRRETRIHVAHYSGDFTEAKARTFRYDFFKQIMEKEDCTALVTGHHANDQAETTFMRLIRGTKLRHLSGISVRQPFGKGELIRPLLTFTKDELMKIPHFEDSSNDSQDYFRNRVRHQYLPEFEKENPQIQASLRYLAEEVTHWHQALKELTSELTIQDLASFRTYSDSVQSFLLEEYLAQFPDLQLGRVQFQELLNLLRKKRNCVHYLKSNYELHQEYDFFEIQKISQKSDDHPLPLLLEFGNIFEIANYKLSFGQPLVGENVKILSVSRESPILIRGRKEGDQLLINGHHQKLRRWFINQKIPISLREKALIIEQNHNILSVVGLVTSDLSQPSKSGIMKDSLYIQKIDR, from the coding sequence ATGGAAAAGCGATTTTTAGAGTTTTGTGAAAAACAAGATCTATTTACTCCCCATCGCCGTGTTTTGGTTGCCTTATCTGGTGGATTGGATTCAATGAATCTGTATGAACTTTTATATAAGAATAAAGAACGATTGAAAATCCATCTGGTACTCGCTCATGTCAATCATGGACAAAGACCAGAATCAGATTTAGAAGAAAGTGAACTTCGAACGCTAGCTGATAGGCGAGAGACACGTATTCATGTGGCTCACTATTCGGGTGATTTTACAGAAGCAAAAGCTCGTACCTTTCGTTATGATTTTTTTAAACAGATTATGGAGAAAGAGGATTGCACCGCTTTAGTAACAGGTCATCATGCAAACGATCAAGCTGAAACAACTTTCATGCGCTTGATACGAGGAACTAAATTACGTCACTTAAGTGGCATTTCTGTACGCCAACCATTTGGCAAGGGTGAGCTAATCCGTCCTTTGTTAACTTTTACCAAAGATGAGTTGATGAAAATCCCTCACTTTGAAGATAGTAGCAATGACTCACAGGATTATTTTCGCAATCGTGTACGCCATCAATACCTTCCAGAATTTGAAAAAGAAAATCCTCAAATACAAGCAAGTCTTCGTTATTTAGCAGAGGAAGTGACTCATTGGCACCAAGCATTGAAAGAATTGACTAGCGAGTTAACCATTCAAGATTTAGCTTCTTTTAGAACGTATTCTGATTCTGTACAATCATTCTTATTAGAAGAGTATCTGGCACAATTTCCAGATTTGCAACTTGGTAGGGTACAGTTTCAAGAATTATTAAATTTACTGCGAAAAAAAAGAAATTGCGTTCATTATTTAAAGTCGAATTATGAACTACATCAAGAATATGATTTCTTTGAAATACAAAAAATCAGTCAAAAGTCTGATGACCACCCCCTCCCGCTTTTGTTAGAATTTGGGAATATCTTTGAAATTGCAAATTATAAACTATCTTTTGGACAACCATTAGTAGGGGAAAATGTAAAAATTCTTTCTGTTTCACGCGAAAGCCCCATCTTAATTAGAGGGAGAAAGGAAGGAGATCAGCTGCTTATTAATGGCCACCATCAAAAATTAAGACGGTGGTTTATCAACCAGAAAATTCCAATTTCTCTTCGGGAAAAGGCTCTCATTATAGAACAAAATCATAATATTCTTTCTGTAGTGGGATTGGTAACGAGTGATTTGAGTCAACCCTCAAAAAGTGGTATAATGAAAGATAGTCTTTATATTCAAAAAATAGATAGGTAA
- a CDS encoding serine hydrolase, which translates to MSKRFLLLLLVPILFIGSQAASIEQSESSQTMAHPSELYFSSIPANPNVYRKISVFSDPQLKKAKGEILPNTPFTIEQLFVNDEGKAVFKIADKGYVLADSSVIFSDVVQETQEKKQDMWLKPGFKVYDRPLINGAKEKNTPLSPYTKVTVLRTAKTLRDEFVEIEGQGWVNKAFVTEKDNRMEKVQDLLNSKYNSPSYGIYVKQLTTGNTAGINPQKEMYSASVTKLPYLYYVQEQLNKKAISPTTTYKYIPEVNDFKGGYEPEGSGSLSKTPDGKEYSVQELVDKIAKESDNVGHNILNYYVTHQSDQDFQKILDKIAKKHWDVEKREASAEMAGNVMEAIYQQNGPIIDALSSTKYDDQRIARDIPVKVAHKIGDAYDFRHDVAIVYTNSPYVIAIFTDHSNYDTISNISKDIYEVLK; encoded by the coding sequence GTGTCTAAACGATTTCTGCTCCTATTGTTAGTTCCAATTTTATTTATTGGGTCTCAAGCAGCGAGTATTGAGCAGTCTGAGTCTTCTCAGACAATGGCTCATCCATCAGAACTTTATTTTTCTTCAATTCCAGCGAACCCTAATGTCTATCGCAAAATTTCTGTTTTTTCTGATCCTCAGTTGAAAAAAGCAAAAGGAGAAATTCTCCCCAACACACCGTTTACAATCGAACAACTCTTTGTAAATGATGAAGGGAAAGCTGTTTTTAAAATAGCAGATAAAGGATATGTATTAGCAGATTCTTCTGTCATTTTTTCTGATGTTGTGCAAGAAACACAAGAAAAAAAACAAGACATGTGGCTAAAACCTGGTTTTAAAGTGTATGACCGACCCTTAATAAATGGTGCAAAAGAAAAAAATACACCTCTTTCTCCTTATACAAAAGTGACAGTCTTACGTACAGCTAAGACTTTACGAGATGAGTTTGTGGAGATTGAAGGTCAGGGCTGGGTGAACAAAGCATTCGTTACTGAAAAAGATAATCGAATGGAAAAAGTCCAGGACTTGTTAAATAGTAAATACAATTCTCCTTCGTATGGAATCTATGTAAAACAATTAACGACTGGAAATACTGCTGGAATCAATCCGCAAAAAGAAATGTATTCTGCTAGTGTCACAAAATTACCATACTTGTACTATGTCCAAGAACAGCTTAATAAAAAAGCCATTTCTCCAACTACAACCTACAAATATATTCCAGAAGTCAATGATTTTAAAGGTGGCTATGAACCAGAAGGAAGTGGTAGCCTTTCAAAAACACCAGATGGAAAAGAATACAGTGTTCAAGAGTTGGTAGATAAAATTGCAAAAGAATCAGATAATGTTGGACATAATATCTTGAATTATTATGTCACTCATCAATCAGATCAAGACTTCCAAAAAATTTTGGATAAAATTGCAAAGAAACATTGGGATGTTGAAAAAAGAGAAGCATCCGCTGAAATGGCTGGCAATGTCATGGAGGCTATCTATCAACAAAATGGCCCTATTATTGATGCACTCTCCTCGACAAAATATGATGATCAACGGATTGCGCGTGACATTCCAGTAAAAGTTGCTCATAAAATTGGAGATGCCTATGATTTTAGACATGATGTTGCGATTGTATACACAAATTCACCCTATGTAATAGCCATTTTTACAGATCATTCGAATTATGATACGATTTCCAACATTTCAAAAGATATCTATGAGGTATTGAAATAA
- a CDS encoding SP_0009 family protein — protein MENILQTVKQFLEFSDEKLEELKKKNQMIKLQKDENERNTGV, from the coding sequence ATGGAAAATATCTTACAAACAGTTAAACAATTTCTTGAATTTTCGGATGAAAAATTAGAGGAATTAAAAAAGAAAAACCAAATGATCAAACTTCAAAAGGATGAAAATGAAAGGAATACAGGTGTCTAA
- a CDS encoding FtsB family cell division protein, with product MPKNIVQMNNKYIKDESQRKRFLEEERKKRNRFMGLVLILVMLLFILPTYNLAQSYQSLQDKKEQYKQLEKEYKETSEQKEYQQDIAKKLKDDDYATKYARAKYSFSKDGEYVYTIPDLLPQ from the coding sequence ATGCCTAAAAATATCGTTCAAATGAACAATAAATATATCAAAGACGAAAGCCAGCGAAAACGTTTTTTAGAAGAAGAAAGAAAAAAACGCAATCGTTTTATGGGACTCGTCTTGATATTGGTCATGTTACTGTTTATTCTTCCAACATATAATTTAGCCCAGAGCTATCAATCACTACAAGATAAAAAAGAACAATACAAACAGTTGGAAAAAGAGTATAAAGAAACAAGTGAACAAAAAGAATACCAACAAGACATCGCTAAAAAATTAAAAGACGATGATTATGCAACAAAATATGCACGCGCTAAGTATTCTTTTTCAAAAGATGGTGAATATGTTTATACCATCCCAGATTTACTCCCACAATAA
- a CDS encoding RNA-binding S4 domain-containing protein, translated as MRLDKYLKVSRIIKRRPVAKEVADKGRIKVNGVLAKSSTDLKVNDQIEVRFGNKVLTVKVLEMLDSTKKEDASKMYEIISETRIEEDA; from the coding sequence ATGAGATTAGATAAATATTTAAAAGTTTCTCGCATTATTAAGCGTCGTCCTGTTGCAAAGGAAGTTGCAGATAAAGGGCGAATCAAAGTCAATGGAGTATTAGCCAAAAGTTCAACGGATTTGAAAGTGAATGATCAAATTGAAGTTCGTTTTGGAAATAAAGTATTGACGGTTAAAGTCTTGGAAATGTTGGATAGTACAAAAAAAGAAGATGCATCCAAAATGTACGAAATAATTAGTGAAACAAGGATAGAAGAAGATGCCTAA